The proteins below are encoded in one region of Deltaproteobacteria bacterium:
- the efp gene encoding elongation factor P, with the protein MIAATQLRVGMSILYNGEPYRVTSVQHITPGNWRGMVQTKLKNLKTGSAIGNRFRSEDKLEKAHLEQHEMEYLYNSGTDYYFMNTENYEQVLLTSEEIGDNVYYLIPNVRFIVDFYEGKPVGVEPPQVVELKVVDTAPNLKSATVTNTLKPATLETGLVVNVPAFIDIGEKIRVDTTEGKYLERAK; encoded by the coding sequence ATGATTGCGGCAACACAGCTTAGGGTGGGGATGAGTATCCTATATAACGGAGAACCGTACAGGGTGACGAGCGTTCAACATATAACGCCTGGCAATTGGCGCGGCATGGTACAGACAAAATTGAAAAACCTGAAGACAGGTTCAGCCATTGGGAACCGCTTCCGCTCTGAAGATAAGCTTGAAAAAGCCCATCTTGAGCAGCATGAGATGGAATATCTGTATAACAGCGGCACGGACTATTATTTTATGAATACAGAAAATTATGAGCAGGTATTGCTTACATCAGAAGAGATCGGCGATAATGTTTACTATCTTATACCAAATGTAAGATTCATAGTTGATTTTTACGAAGGTAAACCGGTTGGCGTAGAGCCGCCCCAGGTTGTTGAACTTAAGGTTGTGGATACTGCGCCAAATCTCAAAAGCGCAACAGTCACAAACACCTTGAAGCCGGCAACCCTTGAAACAGGACTTGTTGTAAATGTCCCTGCATTTATAGATATCGGCGAAAAAATAAGGGTTGATACAACGGAAGGTAAATATCTTGAGAGGGCTAAATAG